A stretch of the Malus domestica chromosome 08, GDT2T_hap1 genome encodes the following:
- the LOC103441568 gene encoding uncharacterized protein, with protein sequence MHHHYFVSLTVSTEEALADPRWQATMNKELKYLNKSATLEIKDLPVDKKPVGCKWVYTVKYKDDGTVDRFKEGLALNIRLLHLYWWKFGYLEKQVAGCSSKVECRSGIQKYDLSKAGRAPNWEGRESKSVDVNVHVSTEKSIHRERDRRRRSVCLLCNSFISAFFFPDTATIWFLIRRRIRSKSQLQLPLLAVKLPRIRRDTLFAIQLIHICLSSAHNCNIKTVEFSEKSPPPSRPPSQPLFPASPMEKSNLFRGSYLNGAYHPSFSSSSRADVNYSCGSCGYELNLCSSNRNTTTIGSNKYGKSIKRGIISFFNIDESRFTQVDEFKCKPHFSKRSWGLFSRRTKLLCRKCGNHIGNAYDEYTSSSCPLVLDESDSSAGHEVTKCRKFDVRICALQPSNSEEFGTSILE encoded by the exons ATGCACCACCACTACTTTGTCTCCTTGACCGTGTCAACCGAG GAGGCTTTAGCTGATCCACGTTGGCAAGCAACAATGAATAAAGAGttgaaatatttgaataagAGTGCTACCTTGGAGATCAAAGACTTGCCAGTTGACAAGAAACCtgtgggatgcaaatgggtcTATACGGTGAAGTACAAAGATGATGGGACAGTGGATCGCTTCAAGGAAGGACTG GCCCTCAATATCAGGTTACTTCACCTTTATTGGTGGAAATTTggttacttggagaagcaagtagcAGGGTGTAGTAGCAAGGTCGAGTGCAGAAGTGGAATACAGAAGTATGACCTTTC aaaggCCGGGAGGGCACCgaattgggagggcagagaatccaagtccgtcGACGTTAATGTCCACGTCAGCACAGAGAAATCTattcacagagagagagatcgaAGACGCCGCAGTGTCTGTTTACTCTGCAATTCATTCATCTCGGCTTTCTTCTTTCCGGACACGGCCACTATCTGGTTTCTGATACGGCGTCGTATCCGGTCGAAATCCCAGCTCCAACTGCCACTGTTGGCGGTTAAACTCCCCCGAATCAGGCGGGACACGCTCTTCGCCATCCAACTTATCCACATCTGTCTTTCCTCTGCCCACAACTGTAATATCAAAACAGTCGAATTTTCAGAAAAGTCTCCGCCACCGTCACGGCCACCGTCTCAGCCGTTGTTTCCAGCGTCTCCGATGGAGAAATCGAATCTTTTCAGAGGCAGTTACCTCAACGGAGCTTACCATCcttccttctcttcttcttctcgcgCCGATGTCAATTACAg CTGTGGTTCCTGTGGGTATGAGCTAAACCTATGTTCCAGCAACCGGAACACTACTACGATTGGCTCTAATAAGTATGGAAAATCTATAAAGCGAgggatcatatcattctttaacATCGATGAGAGCAGATTTACTCAGGTTGATGAATTTAAATGTAAACCCCATTTCTCTAAGCGTTCTTGGGGTTTGTTCAGCCGAAGGACTAAACTTCTTTGTCGCAAGTGTGGTAACCATATAGGAAATGCTTATGATGAGTACACTTCATCGTCTTGCCCGCTTGTGTTAGATGAATCAGATTCATCCGCAGGTCATGAAGTTACTAAATGCAGAAAATTTGATGTTAGAATTTGCGCTTTGCAGCCTTCAAATTCTGAAGAATTTGGCACTTCAATTTTGGAATGA
- the LOC103441569 gene encoding photosystem II 22 kDa protein, chloroplastic, protein MAQTMLLMSSSVSSGHVVDLKSSDPLLQVQAQRLRPKSFSQLVFRALPSSSSASSSSTRISTVVALFKSKTKAPAKKAPPPKPKVEDGIFGTSGGIGFTKQNELFVGRVAMIGFAASLLGEAITGKGILSQLNLETGIPIYEAEPLLLFFILFTLLGAIGALGDRGRFVDDPPAGIEGAVIPPGKGLKSALGLKEGGPLFGFTKANELFVGRLAQLGFAFSLIGEIITGKGALAQLNIETGVPISEIEPLVLLNVVFFFIAAVNPGTGKFITDVDEED, encoded by the exons atggcTCAAACCATGCTTCTCATGTCTAGTAGTGTGTCTTCAGGCCATGTTGTGGACTTGAAGTCCTCAGACCCTTTACTCCAAGTACAAGCTCAAAGACTTAGGCCTAAGTCTTTCTCTCAACTTGTTTTCAGAGCCCTCCCTTCATCCTCTTCAGCCTCGTCGTCGTCTACAAGGATTTCGACCGTTGTCGCTCTATTCAAATCGAAAACTAAAGCTCCTGCCAAGAAG GCACCACCGCCGAAGCCCAAGGTTGAAGACGGTATCTTCGGAACCTCTGGGGGCATTGGTTTCACCAAGCAAAATGAGCTCTTTGTTGGTCGGGTTGCCATGATTGGCTTTGCT GCATCATTGTTGGGAGAAGCAATTACAGGGAAGGGGATTCTTTCCCAATTGAATTTGGAAACTGGAATTCCCATCTATGAAGCTGAAccccttcttctcttcttcatcCTTTTCACCCTGCTTGGAGCCATTGGAGCTCTAGGTGACCGTGGTAGATTCGTCGATGACCCGCCCGCTGGAATTGAAGGGGCAGTGATCCCTCCAGGCAAAGGATTGAAATCAGCCCTGGGACTCAAGGAAGGAG GTCCTCTATTTGGATTCACAAAGGCAAATGAGCTATTTGTGGGAAGATTGGCACAGTTGGGATTTGCATTCTCCCTAATAGGAGAAATCATTACAGGGAAGGGAGCTCTAGCCCAGTTAAACATTGAGACTGGAGTCCCCATCAGCGAAATCGAACCCCTTGTGTTGCTCAAcgttgtcttcttcttcatcgcTGCGGTGAATCCCGGAACTGGTAAATTCATCACAGATGTGGATGAAGAAGACTAG